A region from the Lolium perenne isolate Kyuss_39 chromosome 4, Kyuss_2.0, whole genome shotgun sequence genome encodes:
- the LOC127293421 gene encoding histone-lysine N-methyltransferase CLF, protein MSDEEGRKASEYVLCVIESLKKKVTADRFTYIKNRIEENRIKLSTVTQSTSNSSKIWQRNTSNGTDFVSNLLTSRKDDALCLVHSLEASPAEEDGVSSEEESSYATSTVMLGGNQAAKSAIRLIKLPEVPKLPPYTTWTFLDRNRRMSEDQSVLGRRRIYYDANCGEALICSDSEDEAVEDEEEKKEFKVSEDCLIRMTIQECGMSDAVLETLARCFGRAAGDIKARYEILHGEKTVSSLKKASELNVKVEDVYRDKDLDAALDSYDNLFCRRCLVFDCKLHGCSQDLVFPTEKQPPGNILDDGMPCGIHCHKLASKPDATVAIDSDMHIDIEEPTHSADDTRNQLDSNKKKRGSSGRKAKSQQSESSSIQRIASESSDSEVHPISNKSLHHSPCQSKFKISARGGIKKSANRRIAERILMSVKKGQREVAPSDSNSGGCLWPRDMKLRSGTRSGQKDSFASSQQNSPNTRSSRKKDTSPMEKKEKNSALAEDHNDAEETNNEHSATDDHLSSKIDDVDENICRQEDNCRSWKVLEQGLLVKGLEIFGRNSCLIARNLLGGMKTCSDVFQYMHYIENSSASGTLSSVDSLVKGYIKGHELRARSRFYRRRGRVRRLKYTWKSAGYHFIRKRITEKKDQPCRQYNPCGCQSACGKQCPCLINGTCCEKYCGCPKMCKNRFRGCHCAKSQCRSRQCPCFAADRECDPDVCRNCWVGCGDGSFGVPNQRGDNYECRNMKLLLKQQQRVLLGRSDISGWGAFLKNTVGKHEYLGEYTGELISHKEADKRGKIYDRENSSFLFNLNNQFVLDAFRMGDKLKFANHSPDPNCYAKVIMVAGDHRVGIFAKERIGAGEELFYDYRYEPDRAPVWALNADAPGSKDPGQPSSGRAKKLAH, encoded by the exons ATGTCAGATGAAGAAGGACGCAAGGCCTCTGAATATGTTTTATGTGTTATTGAGTCGTTGAAGAAGAAAGTTACAGCAGATCGTTTTACTTACATTAAG aataggatagaggagaacaggattaagctcagcactgTTACACAAAGCACTAGCAATTCTTCAAAAATCTGGCAAAGAAATACATCAAATGGCACCGACTTTGTCTCAAATTTGCTGACAAGTAGGAAAGACGATGCACTCTGTTTGGTGCATAGTCTTGAGGCATCACCTGCTGAGGAAGATGGCGTCAGTTCCGAAGAAGAAAGTTCATATGCCACATCAACTGTTATGTTGGGGGGAAATCAAGCTGCAAAGAGCGCCATTAGGCTAATTAAACTACCAGAAGTACCGAAACTTCCGCCTTATACAACATGGACATTTTTGGACAG GAACCGGAGGATGTCGGAAGACCAATCCGTACTTGGTCGACGAAGGATTTATTATGATGCAAATTGCGGTGAAGCTTTAATTTGCAGTGACAGTGAAGATGAAGCTGTTGAGGATGAAGAGGAGAAAAAGGAGTTCAAAGTTTCTGAAGATTGTCTTATTCG GATGACAATTCAAGAATGTGGCATGTCTGATGCAGTGCTGGAAACCCTGGCTCGGTGTTTTGGTAGAGCTGCTGGTGATATAAAG GCCAGATATGAGATCCTACATGGGGAGAAAACTGTGAGTTCTTTAAAAAAAGCTTCTGAACTTAATGTCAAAGTGGAAGATGTCTACCGTGATAAAGATTTGGATGCAGCATTGGATTCCTATGACAATCTCTTTTGTCGGCGATGTCTA GTTTTTGATTGTAAATTACATGGGTGTTCTCAAGATTTAGTATTTCCT ACAGAAAAGCAACCACCTGGGAACATCTTGGATGATGGTATGCCTTGTGGCATTCATTGTCATAAACTG GCCTCCAAACCAGATGCTACTGTTGCAATCGATTCTGACATGCATATTGACATAGAGGAGCCAACTCACTCAGCTGATGATACAAGGAACCAGTTGGATTCAAATAAGAAAAAACGGGGTTCTAGTGGAAGGAAGGCAAAATCCCAACAAAGTGAAAGCTCTTCAATCCAAAGGATTGCCTCAGAAAGTAGCGATTCAGAAGTACATCCAATAAGCAATAAATCTCTGCATCACTCACCTTGTCAATCAAAATTCAAAATTAGCGCAAGAGGTGGAATCAAGAAAAGTGCTAATAGAAGAATCGCAGAGCGAATCCTTATGAGCGTGAAAAAAGGACAAAGGGAAGTGGCACCATCAGACTCAAATTCTGGTGGATGCCTTTGGCCAAGGGATATGAAGCTTAGATCTGGTACACGAAGTGGACAAAAGGATTCATTTGCATCCTCACAGCAGAATTCTCCAAACACAAGAAGTTCTCGGAAGAAGGATACGTCTCCAATGGAGAAGAAAGAGAAGAACTCAGCTTTAGCAGAAGATCATAATGATGCAGAGGAAACAAATAATGAACATTCAGCAACAGATGATCATCTAAGTTCGAAGATAGATGATGTCGATGAGAATATATGCAGGCAAGAAGATAACTGTAGATCCTGGAAGGTGCTTGAGCAAGGGCTACTAGTGAAAGGGTTGGAGATTTTTGGTAGGAACAG TTGTTTAATTGCTCGGAACCTTCTTGGTGGAATGAAGACATGCAGTGATGTTTTTCAGTATATGCACTATATTGAAAACAGCAGCGCATCTGGAACACTTAGCAGTGTTGATTCTCTTGTTAAAGGATATATAAAG GGACATGAGTTGCGCGCGAGATCACGGTTTTATAGAAGACGAGGACGAGTCCGTCGTTTGAAGTACACCTGGAAATCTGCAGGTTATCATTTTATAAGGAAAAGAATTACAGAAAAGAAGGATCAGCCTTGTCGGCAATATAATCCTTGTGGTTGTCAATCGGCATGTGGGAAACAGTGTCCATGTCTCATAAATGGGACATGCTGTGAGAAATACTGTGG GTGTCCGAAAATGTGCAAGAATCGTTTTCGAGGTTGTCATTGTGCAAAGAGTCAGTGTCGCAGTCGCCAGTGTCCATGCTTTGCTGCTGACAGGGAATGCGATCCTGACGTGTGCAGAAACTGCTGGGTGGG GTGTGGTGATGGTTCATTTGGAGTTCCCAACCAACGAGGTGATAATTATGAATGCCGGAACATGAAACTGCTTCTTAAACAACAACAAAGG GTCTTACTTGGGAGATCTGATATTTCTGGCTGGGGAGCATTCCTCAAG AATACGGTTGGCAAACATGAATATCTTGGCGAGTACACTGGGGAGCTTATCTCCCACAAGGAAGCAGACAAGCGTGGCAAGATATATGATCGTGagaattcatcattcctttttaaccTGAATAACCAG TTTGTTCTTGATGCCTTCAGAATGGGTGACAAGCTGAAGTTTGCCAACCATTCCCCTGATCCAAATTGCTACGCCAAGGTTATCATGGTAGCAGGCGACCATAGGGTAGGCATCTTTGCCAAAGAACGGATTGGTGCAGGTGAGGAGCTTTTCTACGACTACCGATACGAGCCTGACCGAGCCCCGGTGTGGGCCCTGAACGCTGACGCTCCCGGGTCGAAAGATCCTGGGCAGCCATCCAGCGGGCGAGCAAAGAAGCTTGCCCACTGA